CGAAGGGAGGAAACGCATGGCTGAGTATGTCAAGGTCGCGACCACCGAGGAGGTGGAGCCCGGCAAGCCGAAGCTGGTGGAGGTCAACGGCCGTCGGGTCGCGCTGTTCAACGTGGAAGGGTCCTTCTACGCCATCGACGACATCTGCACCCATCGCGGCGCGCCGTTGTCCGAGGGAGAGGTCATGGGCAAGGAAATCCAGTGCCCGTGGCACGGAGCCATGTTCGACGTCACCACGGGCGAGGCCTCGGGTCCCCCCGCCGACGTGGGTGTCGACAAGTTCAACGTGCGCGTTTCCGGGTCCGATATCGAGGTCGAGATCTGACGCGCCGCCCGTGCGCCGGCGGCCCGTTCCGGTGAGCAAGTCTCCACAAGGGAGGTACATGACGATGGCGGATGACGTTCGCAGCAGAATCGAAGAGCAGGTGAAGAACAACCGGGTGATGGTCTTCATGAAGGGCACCCCGAACTTTCCCCAGTGCGGCTTCTCCGCCCACACGGTGGAGATCCTGCGCGCCCACAACGCGGAGTTCGAGAGCTTCGACGTGCTGTCGGACCCGGCGGTCCGGGAGGGCGTCAAGCAGTACTCGAACTGGCCCACCATCCCGCAGGTCTACATCGACGGCCAGTTCGTGGGCGGCTGCGACATCGTCCACGAGCTGCACGAGCGGGGGGAGCTGGACGCGCTGCTCAGCCCGGCCGCCAAAGAGTAGCCGAACGGGGAGAAATCCACGGCTTCCTTGTTCGACGAGATCGGCGCGGAGCGCCTGCGCGAGGTCATCGACGTCTTCGTGGACCGGATCTTCGATGACCTCATGATCGGGTTCTTCTTCCGCAACGCCGACCGCGACCGGGTCAAGAAGCTGGAGTACCAGTTCACGGCGCGAGCGCTCGGCGCCGACATCGAGTACGAAGGCCGTCCCCTCGAACAGGCCCACGCGCCGCATCCCATCATGGGGGGGCAGTTCGCGCGCCGGCTGCAGATCCTGCGCGAGACTCTCGACGAGTTCCACGTGTCTCCGGCCGTGCAAACGGCGTGGCTGGACCACACCGAGAGCCTTCGCTCCCTCATCACCCGCGACCGCGGCTCCGACTGCGACCCCGCCGAGGCCCGGCGCAAGGCGCTGGCCCATCCCTCATGACGGAACCGCGAAACGATCCGCTGGTACTCAAGGTGGCCCGGGACGAGGCCTTCGACATGGCCCTCTACGTGCGTCTCCGTGAGATGGAGACCGGCGAGGTCCACAACGTCCTGAGCCGCCTCGTCACCGTGGAGCGGGGACACGTCGCCTTCTGGGCCGATTTCGCCGGTCTCGATGATAGCTCGCTGGACCGGGTGCAGCGCTTGCGCCTGAGTCTTCTCGTGCTCTTGCGGCGCTGCTTCGGCGTGGCCATGACGTTCCTCATCCTGGAAGCCATCGAGATCTACGGCGTCAAGAAGTACTGGGCGCTGTGGGACCGCTACAAGGACACGCCCTACGGACCGCGCATCCGCGGCATCCTGCGCGACGAGTTCGGCCACGAGGACGAGATCGTCGCCGGGCTCACCGGAAGACGCCTGAACCCGGAACGCGTGCGCGACCTCTTCCTGGGCCTGAACGACGGCTTGGTGGAGGTGCTCGGCAGCGTCGCCGGTTTCTATGCCTCGTTCGGACATCCCGCCTACGTGGCCGTGGCGAGCCTGACGGTGGCGGTGGCGGGTTCCATCTCCATGGCCGCGGGCGTGCTGGCCTCGTCCCGCTCCCAGCGCGAGGTCCAACGCATCGAGAACGCCAAGCGCAACTTCTTCGACCCCGAGATGAAGCCGCCGGAGGAGACGCGCCCGCTGTCGGCCGCTGTCTCCGTGGGCATCTCCTACTTCGTGGGCGCCATGTTCCCCATCTTCCCGGTGCTCCTGGGCGCGGTCAGCCCGTTGTGGTCCATCGCCGTGGGCGGCGCCATGGTGGTCCTGGTGACCGCGTTCCTGTCGGTCATGTCGGGCATGGAGGTCCGCCCGCGGGTGCTTCAGAACCTCCTGCTGGTGTTCGGCGCCGTGGGCGTCACCTACGTTCTCGGGACGCTGGTCAAGCAGTTCTGGAACATCAGCGTATAGGGACCGGCACGGCCTACACGGCCCGGAGGCTCCATGAGCAACCGAGACGTCGCCGCGGCGCGCGACTACCACGAACGCACCAAGCATTCACTCACGAGCGTCCGGAGTGGCCCCCATTACCTGGACTGGGACAACCAGCCGCGTCCCTTCAAGGTCTACGAAACATTGGAGTCGCTGCCGCTGGAGCAGCATCTCCAGTCAACCGGCGTGCCGGCGCTACGGGCCATTTCCGAGCCTGCCCCGGAGGTGGAGCGCGGCTTGACCCGCGCCGAGCTGGCGGAGGTGCTGTTCCTCTGTGCCGGCGTCACGCGCCGGCGGCGCTACTTCGGCGGCGAGATGCTCTTTCGCGCGGCGGCATGCACGGGCGCGCTCTACCACATCGACGTCTACGTGGTCGCGGGTCCGCTGTCCGACCTGGACGCCGGCGTCTATCACTTCGCCCCCGACGGCTTCGCGCTGACGCCCTTGCGCGCCGGCGACCACCGTGGCGTGCTGGCGGCGGCGAGCGGCGGCGAGCCCGCCGTTGAGCACGCCCCGGTCGTTCTGGTGCTGGCTTCCACGTTCTGGCGCAATAGCTGGAAGTACCGCGACCGCGCCTACCGGCACTGCTTCTGGGACGGCGGCACGCTGCTTGCCAACTGCCTTGCCGCGGCATCGGCTCGAGACATCCCGGCACGAACGGTGATGGGCTTCGCCGACGCCCCGGTGAACCATCTGTTGGGCCTCGACTCCCAAAAGGAAGCGTCTCTGTGCCTCGTGCCCCTGGGCCGCTCGGCATCGTCCACGGCTCCCTCCGCGGAAACGCCGCCGCCCCTGGACTACGCCACCCGGCCGCTATCGGCGCGCGAGTTGGACTATCCGTCCATCCGGCAGGCGCACGCGGCGTCATGCCTGGAGAGCGGCGCGGAGGCGCGGCGCTGGCGGGAGGCCGACGGCGGCGCGTCGGACGACCTCGAAGAAGCGGAAACCGGCATGACCGCGCCCGACGAAGCCGGAACCGTCGACGGAGAATCCGGCGGCCCCGTCGCGGCCGGCGCGGGGCGCCGCGCGCTGCCCTTGGCCGTCGACTCTCCCGCGTCGCTCCCGGCCGACAGCATCGAGCAGGTGATCGTGCGCCGGGGCTCCACGCGCCGGTTCTCGCACGAGTCCATCAGCCTCGCCCAGTTGTCCACGGCCTTGCACTACGCCACACGGGGCGTTGCCACGGACGTGGATCCCGGCGCCTCCCGTGAGCTGAATCAACTCTATCTCATCGTCAACCACGTGGACGGCGCCGCTTCCGGCGCCTACGTCCTCGACCGTGACAACGGACGCCTCGATCTTCTGAAGGAAGGAAACTTCCGCAAGGAGGCCGGTTTCCTCGGACTTGGCCAGGAGATCCCGGCGGACGCCAGCGTCAGCGTCTATTTCCTCACCGAACTCGACGCAGTGCTGCGGCGCTACGGCAACCGCGGCTACCGCCTTGCCCAAATGGACGCCAGCATCACCGCCGGCCGCCTCTACCTGGCGGCCTACGCCCAGGGCTTCGGCGCCTCCGGCCTGACCTTCTTCGACGACGACGTCACCGCGTTCTTTTCACCCCACGCGGCGGGCAAGAGCGTCATGTTCCTGATCGCGCTGGGAAGGCGCCTGCGCAAGTAGACGGGTGGAAGCCCGGCCGGGCATCGGATGGGCGAACGTAACGCGACTCACCGGCGCGCGGCCGGCGGGAAAGCGAGGTTGAGCGGTATGTTCCCGACCGGTTTGTTCGCACGGAAAACAAGGCTCATGGTGGTCGCTGTCCTGGTCGGCGCGTGGATGGCCCCCGGAGCCGTGGTCGCCGGCGATTTCTACCTGCGCGGCGGTCTCGGCCTGGGCCGGTCGGGCGACGCCATCTTCATGGACAAGGACTGTTCCAGCACGGCTCCGGCGGCCTTGTACGGCTGCGGCACGGGCGGAGACGGCGCGCCTTACCGGTCACGCGGCGACTTCGACACGGCGGCGGCGCTCGAAATCGGGCTGGGCTACACGGCCGCGCCGGCGCGCTTCGAGGTTCTGGTCGAATATCGGCCGCGCATCGAGTTCGAGGGCCGCGCCAACTTCCTGGCGCCGGAACGGCGGCAGGAAGTCTCGGCGGACCTGTCGTCCGTTTCGGGGATGCTTGCCGCCTTTGTCGACTTCGCCGGGGTGGGGCTGCCCCGGCTCGGGCCTTTCGATCCGTTCATCGGAGCCGGCCTCGGCGCGGTCCGCAACCGCATCGGGGAGACGCGCATGACGTTTCCGGCAACGACGACCACCGTGCCCGGCGCGAGCCGGACGGACCTGGCCTGGATGGTGACGGCCGGGGTCTCGCTGCCCTTGGACGAGCGCGTGAGCCTGGATATCGCCTGGCGCTACACGCATCTCGGTGAGGTGCGCACGGGGCGGGGCGCGGGCCGGGTGGTCTGGCGCGACGGCAGCCGGGAGCCGTTGCCGCTGGATCTCGCGCCGACCCGGGCGCGGCTCGCGAGCCACGAGGCGCGCCTGTCGCTGCGCTACGCGTTCTGACGGCGCGGCCGGTCGCGGGCCGCTAACGGACCGGGCAATCGCCGGGGCCGGCCGCTACCTCCGGCTCCACGCCAGCCAGCGCTGAAAGATCTTCTTTACCATGGGGGTCAGCCGTGTGCGGTTGAAGGCGTCGCCGGTCTGCTTGATGGCCTCGGCCTGGGTCGGGTAGGGGTGGATGACGTTGGCGATGGTGCCGAGGCCCACCTTGCCGGCCATGGCCAGGGTGATCTCGCTGATCATCTCGCCGGCGTGGCGCGCCACGATGGTGCCGCCGACGATCTTGTCCTTGCCCTTCACGACGTGGATCTTGACGAAGCCTTCCTCCTCGCCGTCGGCCAGGGCGCGGTCCACTTCCTTCAGCTCGCGGACGTAGGTGTCGATGGCGATGCCCTGGCTCTCCGCGTCGCGCTCGTACATGCCCACGTGGGCGATCTCCGGGTCCGTGTAGGTGGCCCAGGGCATGATCAGCGAGCTCAGCTTCTTGCTCTTGTAGAAGAGGGCGTTCTGGATGATGATGCGCGCGGCCGCGTCGGCCGCGTGGGTGAACTTCCAGTCCATGCAGACGTCGCCGCCCGCGAAGATGCGCGAGTTGGTGGTCTGCAGGTAGTCGTTGACCACTACGCCGCGGAACGGGTGGAACTCGACGCCGACGCCTTCGAGGTTCAGGCCGTCCACGTTGGGCGCGCGCCCGGCCCCCACCAGGATCTCGTCCACGGTCACCGAGTCCGCGTTGCCGCCTGCCTCGTAATGGACCACCTTGCGGCCGTTTTCCGTGGCCACGCGGGTAAGGGCGCTGTTGAGCACCAGTTGAATGCCCTCCCGCAGGAACTGCTGTTGGACGATGTCCGCGGCGTCGGCGTCCTCGCGGTTGAGGATGTGGTCGCCGTTGTGGAACAGCACCACCTGGCAGCCCAGGCGCTGGAAGGTCTGCGCCAGCTCGCAGCCGATGGGCCCCGCGCCGATGACCGCCAGCCGTTCCGGGCGCTCGGTGAGAGAGAATACGGTCTCGTTGGTGAGGTAGCCGGCCTCCTCGATGCCGTCGATGGGCGGATGTGGCGCCACCGCCCGGGCGCCGGAGGCGATGACGGCCTTCTTGAAATGGAGCGACTGGCCGTCCACTTCCACGGTCTCCGGACCGGTGAAGCTGGCGTCGCCCAGGAACACGTCGACGCCCAGTTCGGAAAAACGTCTCACCGAATCGTGGTGGCTGATGTGGGAACGGATGCGGCGCATGCGTTCCATGACCGCGCCGAAGTCCACCTGAACGTCACCCGGGCCGCCGATGCCGAACATGTCCGCGTCCCGGATCTCCGCCACCACGCGCGACGAGCGGATGATGCACTTCGACGGGACGCAGCCGACGTTGAGGCAATCGCCGCCGAGGTAGTGGCGTTCGATCAGGGCCACCCTGGCGCCGAGCCCGGCGGCGCCGGCCGCGGTCACGAGCCCGGCCGTGCCCGCGCCGATGACCACCAGGTTGTAACGGTCGGCCGGCGTGGGATTGGTCCAGTCCGCCGGGTGGGTGTTGGAGCCCAACACCTGGTTGTATTCGTCCTGCGGCGACAGTTGTGGAATGTTGCGCATGCTTGCTCTCTCGGGTCGGGAACAGTCTTATCCTGGACGCCGGTGGCTATGGTTTCCGGCGCCTCCTATGGCGCTTTCGCGTTCCTGCGCTTGTTGACCAGCTCGATGGACTTCTTGGCGATGAGGGGGAACAGGCCGAGCAGCGCGAACGACAGCAGGAGCGTAGGGGACAGAATGCCCGCCAGCGAATCGATCTGGGCCAGTTGGGTGCCGGCGTTCACGTAGACGATGGTGCCGGGAAACATGCCCAGTTGGCTGACGAAAAAGAACTGCACCGTGCGGATGGGCGTGAGCCCCATTACCAGGTTGATGACGAAGAAGGGAATGACCGGGATCAGCCGCATGGTGAAGAGGTAGAACATTCCCTCGTTGGCGATGCCGTTGTTGATGGTCTCGAGCCTGTCGCCGAACTTCCCCTGGATGCTGTCCCGCAGAAGGAAACGTGCCACCAGGAAGGCCAGGGTGGCGCCGATGGTGCTGCAGAAGGAGACAATGATCGTGCCGGTGATCACCCCGAACAGCGCGCCGCCCAACAGCGTCATGATGGCCGCGCCCGGAAGCGAGAGCGCCGTCACGGCGATGTAGATCGCGGCGTAGGCGGTGATGGTGGTGGCGGGGTTCTGCTGGTAGTAGCCCAGGTAGGCATCGCGCTGCGCCTTGATGAACTCGAGGTTGAAGTACATCCCGAGATCGAAGACGAAAAAGCTCGCGATGAGAGCGGCCACGACCACCACCAACGCTATCTTGCCAATCCGTTGAGTCATGAAAGGATGTCTCCCAGAGTGTCTCGGGATTCCCTCTGTTCCCTGCAAGATTACCAAGCGTCCTTGCGCCGGCGCGTTCGTTTATAGTTGATTTGGTGCCGCAGGTAAATTCCGTGAACAGTGAATCTTTTCTCAAACGCGCGGCGGGCGCGCGGCGGTCCGGCTCCCGAGCGGAACTTCCGCGCCATGACTTGCCCGCCGTGGCGGTCATGGCGCGGGCGCCGAGGCCGGGAGCCGTCAAGACCCGGCTGTGCCCGCCGCTGACCCATGCGGAGGCGGCGGACTTCTACGCCTGCGTGCTCCAGGACGTCCTCGACCACTTGGCGCGTTCGGAGCGTTGGGACACCTGGGTGGCCTACGCCGAACGAAGCCGAGGCTATTTCGCGCGTTTCCCGGAGCTGACCACGACCCTGCTGCCGCAGCGCGGCGATTCCCTCGGCGCGCGCATGCATGGCGTGTTCACCGACTTGCGGGACGAGGGTTACCGCCAGGTGGTCGTGGTGGGCAGCGACATCCCCACCCTGAGCGCGGGCGCGGTGGGGAGTGCCTGCGAGTTGCTGCGGCAGGACGCCTGCGACGTGGTGCTGGGCCCGGCGGACGACGGCGGTTACTATCTCATCGGCCTCAACAGGCCGGTGGAGGAACTCTTCCAGGGCGTCGCCTGGAGCACGGCGACCGTGCTCGATCAGACCCTGGACAAGGCCCGGCGACTCGGTCTGCGTGTGCGCACGGTCGCCCGCACCTACGACGTCGATTCGGCCGCGGACCTGGAGCGGTTGCGCCGAGACTTCGAAGCGTCCGCCGATCTGCGCGCCGGCCGTCCCAGGACGCGCCGCTGGCTCCTCGAATGGGCCTCCCTGGCGGACGGTCGGGAGTCCGGGTGAAAACGCCCGTAATTTTCGCCGCCATGGGAGGACCTGCTAGACTGTGTCTCATGACAGGTTCCAGGAGAATCGTCCTTCTTGCCTCAGGTTGCCTGGTCTTGATGCTCCTGACGCTCGCGTTCGCCGGTGGCCTCCGCCCGGCGTCCGCCGCCATGGCCTGGGGAGACGCTTACGCGGGCCTGTTCGTCGCCGCTGCCAGGACCGAGAACCGGATCATCGATCCCAGCGGCTTCGCCAACTGGGGCAGACCCGGCTGGGCCACGGACTACGACGACGGCGATTTCGTCTGGGGTTTTCTGGTGGGCAGGAAGTTCGCCCTGGAAAGGGCGCGCTTCAGGCTTGAGCTGGACGGCGCCTGGGGCAACGTGTCGGCACACTCGGACCGCGTCGATCCCGGCGGCAGGGACGAGACGGCGCGGGCGGCTGTCCGGTGGGCGGCCACCGCACGTCTGGGCCTCGAACACAGGGAAGGGCCGGTGACGGTGTTCATCAACGGCGGCGCGGCGCTGGCCCGGATCACGAACTCGCTGACCGACATCGACTTCTCCCCGGACATGCCGGCCCGGTTCGACCCCGACGATTCGTTCCTCCACAACGCCACGCGAATCGGTTGGGTGCTCGGGGTCGGCATCGAGGCGCCCTTGGCGGACGGCTGGAAGTGGCGGCTGGACGGTTCGTATCTTGGTTTCGGCCGCGGCACCCACCGCGTGAACCGCTCCGGAAACAACCCGTGCGGGCCTGGCGGCCCTCGGCGGGCTTGTCCCTACCGGGTCGAGAACCACCTGATATTGTTGCGCCTCGCGGTGATCCGCCGGTTCGACCTGTGGCGCTGACGTGAGAGCGGAGTAGCGGTCGGGAGTTCCGGGAGTTCAGGCATGGCGGGCACCGTCCTTCTCGTCGTTCATATCGCCGCCGGCGCGGTGGCGTTGGCGGTAGCGGCCATCGCCCTTTCGACGGCAAAGGGCCGGGTGCATCACATACGGGCAGGGCGGGTCTATGCCGCGGCCATGTCGCTGGTGTGCGTCACCGCGCTGCCGTTGGCGATCCTCGGGGCCGACGTCGTGCTGCTGCTGGTCGCCGTCTTCAGCTTCTATCTCGTGTTCGCCGGCTGGCGCTTCGCCCGCAACGCCGGCGGTTGGCCGCGGCCGGTGGACTGGGCCGCCGCGGTGATCATGGGCGTTACCGGGCTCGGCATGTGGGGCCATGGCGCCGTGCTGTTCCTGCGGGGGGATTCGCAGTGGGTGACCATGGCCGTGTTCGGATTCATTGCCGTGGCCCTGAGCGCCGTCGACCTGCGTTATCACCGCGCATCGCCCCGGCCCGGCCGGCAACGCATCGCCCGCCATCTCACCAACATGCTGGCCGGGACCATTGCCACCGTCACCGCGGTCGTGGTGGTCAATGTCGCCACCCGGCCGGCATGGCTGGCGTGGATTCTTCCCACCCTCCTCATCACCCCGCTGATCGCATGGTGGAACCGGCGGGTCCTGCGGGGGAGGGACAGCACGCCAGGAATCCGGTAACGAGCGCCCTTCGCATGCCAGGGGATCGGGAGCAGCGAAAACCTGTATGCCGCCGCCCGGTCTCTGGTATAGTTACACAGACCGCGTTTCAGTTCCTGGATTCGAGTTGAGTTGGCCGCGATGAGCCACGTCCTGTTCCCCGTGATTCTCTCGGGTGGCGCCGGTACCCGGCTCTGGCCGCTGTCCCGCGAACTCCATCCGAAGCAGTTCATTCCGCTGGTGGAAGAACATACCCTGCTCCAGGCCACCGCCCGGCGCCTGGCCGCCCTCAGCGAGTTGCGGGCGCCCATCGTAGTATGCAACGAAGCCCACCGGTTCATGGTGGCCGAGCAGCTCGAGGGCATCGGCGTGGAACCCGCGGCCGTGCTGCTGGAGCCGCAGGGACGAAACACCGCGCCCGCGATTGCCGCGGCGGCGTTGGCTGCGCTCGCGCTTGGCGACGAAGACCCCATCCTGCTGGTGCTTCCGGCCGACCACGTGATCGGCGACGAGAACCGGTTCGCAAGCGCGGTGCGGAACGCGATCCTGGAGGCTGCCGCCGGTCACCTCGTGACCTTCGGGGTTACTCCCGCCTACGCGGAAACCGGGTACGGCTACATCAAGGCCGCCGGCCGCACCGGCGTCAGCGATGACGGCCGCAAGGTCGAGCGGTTCGTGGAGAAGCCGGATGCGGGAGAGGCCGCCGGCTACCTCGAAGAGGGCGGCTACTACTGGAACAGCGGCATGTTCGTGTTCCCGGCCTCAAGATATCTGGATGAACTCGGCTTACACGAGCCGGCGGTCCGGGACGCGGTGGCGCGGGCACACCGCAACGCGGTGGAGGACGTGGGCTTCCTGCGGCTGGAGGCGCGTTCCTTTTCGTCGTCTCCGGCCGTCTCGGTGGACTACGCGGTCATGGAGCACACCTCGGACGCCGTGATGGTCCCGCTCGAAGCGGGTTGGTCCGACATCGGCTCGTGGGCAGCGCTTGCCGATATGGCCCCCGGGGACGAAGCTGGCAACGTCACCCGGGGCGACACTATCCTGGAACGGGTCCACGATAGCTACGTCCGCGCCGGGGATCGTTTGGTGGCCGCGGTGGGGGTGTCCGGTCTCGTCATCGTGGACACCGCCGACGCGCTGCTGGTAGCGCGCAAGGACGCGGTTCGTGACACGGGCAAGGTGGCGGCGGCGCTCAGGTCGGCAGGCCGGGAGGAGCATCGGGTTCACCGCAAGGTCCACCGCCCCTGGGGCGCGTTCCACGATGTGCTCGTGGGCTCGGGATTCAAGGTGAAGCACATCGTCGTCCGTCCCAGCCACGCGCTGTCCCTGCAGTCGCACGAGTATCGCTCCGAGCACTGGACCGTCGTCCGCGGCACCGCGCGGGTCACCCGGGGAGAAGAAACCTTCGTGTTGTCGGAGAACCAGTCCACTTATATTCCCCGGAGGACGAAACACCGGTTGGCGAATCCCGATACCGTTCCGCTGGAGGTGGTGGAGGTCCAGTGCGGGGATTACCTGGAAGAGGACGACATCGTCCGTTACGAGGATGCCTACGGCCGCACGGACCCCGGTGAACCGGAGCCGAGCGATTGAGCCCGGTGAGGCACACGTCAGTGTCCGGTCTCGGTGCGGCGTCCGTAGACGTAGAGATCGGCAACCAGAAAGTTGACGATGCTGCCGAGGCTGACGCCGCAAAAGAACGCCAGCAGGCGGTGGCGGTCGAAGAGGTCCACGTAGCTCGTAAGCAGGGCGTAGCTGCCGACGTTCACCGCGAGGCCCACGAGGCTGCTCGCCGTAAACTTGGCCAGCTGGCCCAGGTGAGGCTGCCGCGCCCGTTCGCTGAAGGTCAGGCCACGGTTGAGTGCCCAGTTCCAACCCACGGCGGGCCAGAAGGAAAGGAAGCGGGCCAAGCGGTGCTCGATGCCGGCCCACTGGAGGCCGAGATAGCAGGCGAGGTCGACGACGAGCCCGCTGGCGCCCACCGCGCTGAAGAAAGGGACGCGGGCCAGGCTGCCGAACTTGTGGTTGTAAAGGCGGGAGAGGTGGCGCACGAAGCGGATCTGCTGACGCCAGTTCATTTTGCTGAGGCCCACGCTGCGGTCGCGGAAATCGATGGAGACCTCCCGCACCCGCAACCGTCCGCGTACCATGAGCTCCAGCGCGATCTTGTAGCCCATGGGCCGGAGGGTTCGGAGATCGGGTAGCGCGCTGCGGCGGGTGGCGAAGAACCCCGCCATGGGGTCGGCGCACTTCACCAGAGGGCGCGCCAGCCAGGTCGCCAGCCGCGAGTTCAGCACGCGGTAGAGGCTCCAGGAGCTGTCCACACTACCGCCCGGGGCATAGCGGCTGCCGATGACCATGTCGCAACCGCCGTCGAGGGCGGCCAGCAAGTCGACGATGCGCTCGGGGGGATGCGACAGGTCCGCGTCCATCACCACCAGCCGGTCGAAGCGGCTCAGCCGGATCCCCTCGATGACCGCCAGCGACAGATCCCGGGGCGGCTCGCGGCGGACCACCATGCGCACCGGCAGGCGCCGCGAGAGCTCCGAGACCACGGCCTCGCTGCCGTCGCCGGAATCGTCGTCCACCAGCAACAGCTCCCATTCGAGACCGGTTCCGGACAGCGCCGCGTCGATGCGTTCCGCCAGCGGCGCGATGTTTGCCGCCTCGCGGAACGTCGGCACGACGATGGAGACATTGCGGTCGGCGGTCTCGGGGGCAGGGGACGTGTTCGGCATGTTTTCGTCCAGGCACACAGGGTAGCATTACGTGCTAGTTCTCAATAGTGCCCGGGGTGGACGCGCCGCGGCGGGTGGCCAGTTCGGCGTAGCAGTAGGCTAGGGCCAGCCCGCGGTAGGGCCGCCAGCGTTCGGCGAAGGCGCGCATCTCGTCTTCGGTGGCCTTGCCGGTCCTGCCCAACAGGCCCTGAGCCACGTACTTGACCACTCCCAGGTCGCCGGCGGGGAACGTGTCCGGACGCGCCAGTCCGCGCATCAGCGCGATCTCGGCCGACCAGCGGCCGATGCCCTTTATGGCGGTCAAACGCTCGACGACCTGTTCGTCCGGCAGCGCAGACAGCCCGCGGAGCGTGACATCGGAGGCGAAGGCCTCGCCCAGCCGG
This genomic stretch from Deltaproteobacteria bacterium harbors:
- a CDS encoding non-heme iron oxygenase ferredoxin subunit, whose amino-acid sequence is MAEYVKVATTEEVEPGKPKLVEVNGRRVALFNVEGSFYAIDDICTHRGAPLSEGEVMGKEIQCPWHGAMFDVTTGEASGPPADVGVDKFNVRVSGSDIEVEI
- the grxD gene encoding Grx4 family monothiol glutaredoxin, whose protein sequence is MADDVRSRIEEQVKNNRVMVFMKGTPNFPQCGFSAHTVEILRAHNAEFESFDVLSDPAVREGVKQYSNWPTIPQVYIDGQFVGGCDIVHELHERGELDALLSPAAKE
- a CDS encoding group 1 truncated hemoglobin; the protein is MFDEIGAERLREVIDVFVDRIFDDLMIGFFFRNADRDRVKKLEYQFTARALGADIEYEGRPLEQAHAPHPIMGGQFARRLQILRETLDEFHVSPAVQTAWLDHTESLRSLITRDRGSDCDPAEARRKALAHPS
- a CDS encoding VIT1/CCC1 transporter family protein, giving the protein MTEPRNDPLVLKVARDEAFDMALYVRLREMETGEVHNVLSRLVTVERGHVAFWADFAGLDDSSLDRVQRLRLSLLVLLRRCFGVAMTFLILEAIEIYGVKKYWALWDRYKDTPYGPRIRGILRDEFGHEDEIVAGLTGRRLNPERVRDLFLGLNDGLVEVLGSVAGFYASFGHPAYVAVASLTVAVAGSISMAAGVLASSRSQREVQRIENAKRNFFDPEMKPPEETRPLSAAVSVGISYFVGAMFPIFPVLLGAVSPLWSIAVGGAMVVLVTAFLSVMSGMEVRPRVLQNLLLVFGAVGVTYVLGTLVKQFWNISV
- a CDS encoding SagB/ThcOx family dehydrogenase, with amino-acid sequence MSNRDVAAARDYHERTKHSLTSVRSGPHYLDWDNQPRPFKVYETLESLPLEQHLQSTGVPALRAISEPAPEVERGLTRAELAEVLFLCAGVTRRRRYFGGEMLFRAAACTGALYHIDVYVVAGPLSDLDAGVYHFAPDGFALTPLRAGDHRGVLAAASGGEPAVEHAPVVLVLASTFWRNSWKYRDRAYRHCFWDGGTLLANCLAAASARDIPARTVMGFADAPVNHLLGLDSQKEASLCLVPLGRSASSTAPSAETPPPLDYATRPLSARELDYPSIRQAHAASCLESGAEARRWREADGGASDDLEEAETGMTAPDEAGTVDGESGGPVAAGAGRRALPLAVDSPASLPADSIEQVIVRRGSTRRFSHESISLAQLSTALHYATRGVATDVDPGASRELNQLYLIVNHVDGAASGAYVLDRDNGRLDLLKEGNFRKEAGFLGLGQEIPADASVSVYFLTELDAVLRRYGNRGYRLAQMDASITAGRLYLAAYAQGFGASGLTFFDDDVTAFFSPHAAGKSVMFLIALGRRLRK
- a CDS encoding outer membrane beta-barrel protein produces the protein MVVAVLVGAWMAPGAVVAGDFYLRGGLGLGRSGDAIFMDKDCSSTAPAALYGCGTGGDGAPYRSRGDFDTAAALEIGLGYTAAPARFEVLVEYRPRIEFEGRANFLAPERRQEVSADLSSVSGMLAAFVDFAGVGLPRLGPFDPFIGAGLGAVRNRIGETRMTFPATTTTVPGASRTDLAWMVTAGVSLPLDERVSLDIAWRYTHLGEVRTGRGAGRVVWRDGSREPLPLDLAPTRARLASHEARLSLRYAF
- a CDS encoding mercuric reductase; the protein is MRNIPQLSPQDEYNQVLGSNTHPADWTNPTPADRYNLVVIGAGTAGLVTAAGAAGLGARVALIERHYLGGDCLNVGCVPSKCIIRSSRVVAEIRDADMFGIGGPGDVQVDFGAVMERMRRIRSHISHHDSVRRFSELGVDVFLGDASFTGPETVEVDGQSLHFKKAVIASGARAVAPHPPIDGIEEAGYLTNETVFSLTERPERLAVIGAGPIGCELAQTFQRLGCQVVLFHNGDHILNREDADAADIVQQQFLREGIQLVLNSALTRVATENGRKVVHYEAGGNADSVTVDEILVGAGRAPNVDGLNLEGVGVEFHPFRGVVVNDYLQTTNSRIFAGGDVCMDWKFTHAADAAARIIIQNALFYKSKKLSSLIMPWATYTDPEIAHVGMYERDAESQGIAIDTYVRELKEVDRALADGEEEGFVKIHVVKGKDKIVGGTIVARHAGEMISEITLAMAGKVGLGTIANVIHPYPTQAEAIKQTGDAFNRTRLTPMVKKIFQRWLAWSRR
- a CDS encoding TVP38/TMEM64 family protein, whose product is MTQRIGKIALVVVVAALIASFFVFDLGMYFNLEFIKAQRDAYLGYYQQNPATTITAYAAIYIAVTALSLPGAAIMTLLGGALFGVITGTIIVSFCSTIGATLAFLVARFLLRDSIQGKFGDRLETINNGIANEGMFYLFTMRLIPVIPFFVINLVMGLTPIRTVQFFFVSQLGMFPGTIVYVNAGTQLAQIDSLAGILSPTLLLSFALLGLFPLIAKKSIELVNKRRNAKAP
- a CDS encoding TIGR04282 family arsenosugar biosynthesis glycosyltransferase, whose translation is MNSESFLKRAAGARRSGSRAELPRHDLPAVAVMARAPRPGAVKTRLCPPLTHAEAADFYACVLQDVLDHLARSERWDTWVAYAERSRGYFARFPELTTTLLPQRGDSLGARMHGVFTDLRDEGYRQVVVVGSDIPTLSAGAVGSACELLRQDACDVVLGPADDGGYYLIGLNRPVEELFQGVAWSTATVLDQTLDKARRLGLRVRTVARTYDVDSAADLERLRRDFEASADLRAGRPRTRRWLLEWASLADGRESG
- a CDS encoding outer membrane beta-barrel protein, which produces MLLTLAFAGGLRPASAAMAWGDAYAGLFVAAARTENRIIDPSGFANWGRPGWATDYDDGDFVWGFLVGRKFALERARFRLELDGAWGNVSAHSDRVDPGGRDETARAAVRWAATARLGLEHREGPVTVFINGGAALARITNSLTDIDFSPDMPARFDPDDSFLHNATRIGWVLGVGIEAPLADGWKWRLDGSYLGFGRGTHRVNRSGNNPCGPGGPRRACPYRVENHLILLRLAVIRRFDLWR